tgtattttggccagcatgtaaccaacAGAGAAAGGTGAGCGGttagatgaaatctcacatcaatctcacaccatcaaatcattatTGATAGCTAATTGATGGCTACCAATCATTACTGACTCctagcattgtttttatataaatataaatgttgAATTATCAATTTGATGATCTTAcctcaataataaaaattttttttataagctGGTTGGATAAGATAGAGACTCAACTCATCTTATTTGACCCACACTCAAACTCACTCCAAATTTAACCCTACCACAATAAATTAAGTTGGCAACCACATTCGAccgaattaaataaaattaaatacttgTGAATAAATGCATGCTGCCACCCcctaataataagaacaaataagGCACATAAATTCTTAAGGCGAGGGGAAAGAAATGATGAGCATCAAAtatctttctattttctaatagtatattattatatataggaATGACTTAAGTATTATAATATCTTTTGTAGATACacacctttttattttcaatccgACCACAATAACGTAATTGAAGTGATCTTGAGATAAGAACATGAATTCGGAGGATTATGAATTGAACAGAGGAGAGAAAGTGTGCAGAGAAAAACAGGAAACTTGTAACTTAAGGAATTGTATTGAATGAGAATTGTATTGTGTTCATAGCTGGCTTTGCCTTCCAGCAGATGCAAACTTATATAAACACTACAATTACTGTTAGACACAAGGAATCTTGACTAACGTAACTAATCCTAACAGATTCACAACTGCACTAACTAATCAAGACTTCTTTCAAGAACAAGAACTATCCTTCACTAATAATCTTCAGCTCTGCATGCTTAAAGGTGGTTAGTTCAGTTAGGCAGTTAGTTAGTATATATGGATGTAACTATAAATAGGTGATTCTTCAAAATCCTTAACCAAGAATCAGATTACTAGTAGCATAATTGCTTCTTGAGTTCTTGGTACAAAGTTACAAACTCTTTCAGACTCAAACAGTAAAGAGAAAACAACTTGTTCATTTATTTATCACATTCCATGACAAGAAGAAAACAAATTGTTAATTACATCACAGTTATTCAAAAACATACAACAGCAAATAACATTTAATTGGTATATATGAAGGTAGGTTCTTCTATCTTCATGCATGTTGGAACCAAACTTTGTATGGAACATCACTGAGAGTTAGACGCTTATTACCATATTCATCCTCAGATATCCCTATATCGCTGCATGGATAACTTCCATCATAATACACATTGGGACAATAGTAAAATTTATATGCATCCTCGTACTTCTCAATCTTGAACCAATCCGCCAGTGTCTCCTTTCCAGGATTTCCCATTGCGCCACCAAGGGTCACGAACTTTTGTGTGGCCGAAGAATCATAATCCTTAAGCATCCACACCGATGAATCGGAACATACTTCATCGGTTCCCGGGTCCAAGAAGTAAATATTGAGATCAGTGTGAACACGAATAACGCCTTTCTTCTCATTAACGGGTGAAAGATATAATGGCAGGGGACCATTGGAAGAATCTCCGCCTACAACGTAAAATGGACAACTTTGATTAACACTGCCAATGGAAACACCTCCGTTATAAGGGTACGAAGCAGGAATAACATTATAAGCGACATTAGTTCGGACCTTTTTGCCGGAGGTGTCCAGCACTGGCTCCGGGGCAGACGCAGCTGCCCCGGGAAGTGGCTTTGTGCTCAAGGCAATGGCAAGGACAACCAATAATGCTAGCAATAATgtcatcttcattattgttcTTTGATTTGTTGTATAATATGAAGCTTTTTTTACTTGTGATGATAATAGCATAGAAGAGTGTAAGATATTTATAGGGTGTGAAGATGGGTGGAATCTATGGACTATGTATATCAATTAATGTTCCAACCATAGACATGGATTTCAACTCATACATGTACAGCTaccaaatatataaataaataaataatatgatgTTAGTATGtgaattatgaatcaaaaagtctagtactaatatttttattaaaatttggttagtatttaattaataaaaaaagtaaataattacacattattagatgtagtttcatattattaaaaacactaataataattaaaattaagtacgattttggtctctAAGATATAGGTCAAAAATTTtgttcattttcaattttttttgtatacaaaATCGTTCTTAAGGTTTAAAATCAAgttttaaaatcatcatttttacttaaatcttaaaattttggatcaaattatccataataaaaaaattaaaaaataaagaaaaagagaaaaagatgtTTCTGCTTCTGTAAAGGaggaataagaagaaaaagaaaaagaaaaaaaaattatccattCACTTTTACCTCACTTTTTGtcgttaaaaatttaaaattaatttaaactttacgaataattttaaaattaagttaaactttaagaattattttatatataaaaaaaattggagtcAATCTATattttaaagactaaaattataaaatttaatgtttgtTTTCCATTTTTAGGCAATAGGCCGCCTAATTTGATTCGGTATCATGTTTTTTTAATGCAACTTGTAAGTGTTCTCTGTTTGTTTCGTAGAGGTAGCCCATAGTTTTTGCAAGttgcaacaataaaaaaaaataaaagatatacggCCCATAAGGGCAGAAGCAAGCTGAAAATCCCCTAATTTTGTCCgtcaaattttacaaattaaccAAATCAGTTCATTTTATTTGAGAAACTTAAATGCTTAATATTCTGTGAACAAATTTGTAGGAATATATAAGTGTAAACTAGTTAAAACTTATTTTTTCGTTCTGTTCCAAATTATTACATTGACTAGATGTACACATATtattaagaaatttaaaatagattttaatgATCTTCTAAAAAGTAAACTTACAAAAccataaaaagtaaaattgtaTACCAATACTAATGGAACccaataacaaaataattacataaacaaacattcaaatttattttctctCATCCAACCATTTACAATattatatagaaaaaattttaagtcagtaattttaatttatattaatcagtaattttaattagttcAGCATGTCACGGTAAATTTTAGAAGGTTAAATTTAACAGTATTTGTAGAATTTTCTAGAGTATTTGAGAATGCTCTAGATAGTTTTGGAATGTTCTAGAATATCCTAGAAGGTCCCGGAATACTCTAGAAGGTTCTAAAAGACTCTAGAATGTCATAGAgtattctagaagagtgtaGATGTATATAGAAGTATAAAGAGTGGTATGGAATAATCTAGAAACATTTAGAAAGTTCTAGTATGATAGATATTTATAAAGAAGGTTCTGGATGATTAATCTGGActgttgattagatttaatcctaaccatccattgaggaggtggatggctataaataggggTGAGAGTTAGAGTTTTTGTGTGTGAATCACTTGTAACAAACACTTGAGTAATAAAGTACTCTTTCCACCAaagcttcctttctcttgtgttctcttgtGTTATTAGCTTTCATGCTAAGTATttgagggttaggctgacttTGTCTTAactcaagaggttgagtaagtccgaGTGCCGGCACGGTAGCGTTGGACAATTTGGCATCAGAGCAAGGTTCGAGAGAGAGCACAAGTAGTTTGTGGGTATGGCTTCTAGTATAACCATGGAGCATGTTGAGTCTCAAAGGGGAAGGAATGCTATTCCTTCTCAATGGGGAGGAAAGAAGGTTTGTTCTTCAAGTAAGCCTAGAGGTAAGGACTCTAACTTCTTAGAAGAAAGAGTTTTCATATTGGAAGATGTTCTATCCTCTATGGATGAGCGCTTCCAAAGGATAGAACATGACAAGGAGACCCTCGAGGCTCACGTGTTGGGAAAACTAgatgctttcaaagaaagcatgcTCCAAGTCGAAGAGAAGCTTGAGAATTTCTTGAAGTTATTTGAGGAAGTTCGAGTTTGGTTCATGAAGGCAAAATCTCGACCAACCATTATAAGGGAGACGACAAAGATTGATCTCCCAAAGCCAAAGGAGTTCAAGGGCGTGAGGGACGCTCGACAGGTGGAGAACTTCCTATGGCAAATGGAGAGGTACTTTGAAGGCCAAGGGGTGGTCGAAGAAGCAATAAAGGCAGCTCTCTACCTTTCTGATAATGCTACTTTGTGGTGGAGGAGAAAGTGCGTAGATATGGAAAATGGTACTTACAACATAGCCACATGGGAAGATTTTAAAAGAGAGTTGAAAAGACAGTTCTTCCCCGAGAATGTGGTTTATGAAGCGAGAAAGAAGTTGAGGGAGTTGAAACACAAGAGTACGATTAGCGATTACGTAAAGGAGTTCACTACTCTCACGCTTTAAATCCCCAACTTAGCATCAGAGGATGCATTGTTCTTCTTTATTGATGGACTCCAACCTTGGGCAAAGCAAGAACTACAAAGAAGGAATGTTAAGGATGTTGATGAGGCTATTGTGGTGGCCGAATCACTCACTGAGTATCATAGGGGAGACTCTAAACCCAAGTCCTCCTCCAAGCCTAGTTTTGCTAAAGGCGGGGGAGACAAGGGGAAGAGTTTCTCAACcaagaaagaaggaaaatactcttcaaagaaagagtacgaagaaaagaagaaggcttTCGTGCCCAAAGGAGGATGCTTCGTGTGCAAGGAACCACACCAAATGAAGGATTGTCCCAAGCTAGGGACTTTGGCATCTATCGCCGAGGAACGAGAAGCTCAAACTCAAGTAACTGAGTGTGTTGAATCTATCCAACACATGAATGCTGTGAAGGGCAGAGAAGCAAGCACTGCAGAAAAGAAAGGCTTGATGTATGTCAAAGCCTTTATCAATGAAAAATCTGTCATGGCTATGATTGACACTGGTGCTACACACAACTTCATCACGCCTGATGAAGCAAAGAGGCTTGGGTTGAAA
The Arachis duranensis cultivar V14167 chromosome 5, aradu.V14167.gnm2.J7QH, whole genome shotgun sequence genome window above contains:
- the LOC107489919 gene encoding miraculin, producing MKMTLLLALLVVLAIALSTKPLPGAAASAPEPVLDTSGKKVRTNVAYNVIPASYPYNGGVSIGSVNQSCPFYVVGGDSSNGPLPLYLSPVNEKKGVIRVHTDLNIYFLDPGTDEVCSDSSVWMLKDYDSSATQKFVTLGGAMGNPGKETLADWFKIEKYEDAYKFYYCPNVYYDGSYPCSDIGISEDEYGNKRLTLSDVPYKVWFQHA